TTGATTTAGTTTGCCCTTCGATTTGACCCATGTACGATAATTGTTTAGTTAATATTAATTTAGCACTGTCTAGGTGCCTGTAAAATATTAGGATAAGAGGCACTTCATGTCTTGCTTAAAATGTAATCGGGCACAGAAACGCTTATCAAACCGTGTCGCGTGTGTGGCCTGAATCATACATAATCTAGATAAGGCAGGTGTGTCTACATCTTTCGCTGGCCCCTTGGCACGGAGTTAACTGCCAAACAGCCACAAACCACATTTAATGAGTCATTTGACTTGCCTGCCCCATATCGGCATTTCAAGTTGATAAAACGAAAACGCACAGCGAAAGACGTCCGGAATGCCACCCTTTTGTTGTGGTGGCCGCCGCTGTGCCAAGGACTTGGTGGATGAAAATCTGAACGAAGGTGGTCGCGAGTCGCTGAGGGAGCCGATATACACCACGACCGCGGAGTATGAACGACCATTGTCCCTGAAGTTTTATGCCCGCCACGACTGGCCGTATTTTAATTGCACGCTCCAAGAGGGGCAGCGCATACGGGAGAAACTTGACCCGGTGTCACTGCAGAACACACGTAAAATGATCAGCCTGGACAAGGGCGTGGACGAGGAGTACGAGATGAAGCACAACACGCCGCAGCCCATGACTGTCAACCAGATATACGGATGGTACTCGGATAGAGCCCACCGCTATCTGAGGCGCGACCGCGGCACATTCGTCTTTCCTCACGAGAACGATCCCATGATTGAGCAAATTTTAAGGAACAAACTCAAACGCTCTTAAAGTTTCCTTCGTGTTGCAAAGTTTAGTTACagaaaattttgtttttcaatatGAACACTATTCTGACGAAATTAAAAGTGACCAAATGATACTACTCCTTGCTTCTTTTATTGCAGTGCCGTTTGATTGTCTCACAGATGTCCGTGACGAGATGCGAGGCCTGGCATTGGCAGACGCCAATGTTTGTCCTTTCCTTCTTGACGAGCCTGTGGATTCCGCTGCTGGAGAGGCCCTTGCTGTACTTGCTTCTGATTGTGACCACGTTGAGCCACTGGCAATACGGGGCCAGCGTGGTAAACCAGATGTGCGAGCATTTCAACCGGGTCTGCTTCACGGTCCACAAGCGCGTGCCGCAGGAGGCGCTCCCCAAGAAGAAGACTCTGCTGGCAGAGGAAATCAGCCAGGCAGATAAACCACACGCAGAGGAGCCATTGAAGAAAGAGAAATAAGGCATCGGATTGCGTTATTTTGGATTAGTTGCGAGTTATTTTGCAAGTTTTTCTGTATATCAAGGAGGCTGTTTAGTTAAACAATTCTTGTGAGATTATGTATAATTTGTCTTAGTTAGAATATACCTAAAAAATTGACTTTATAGTAGTGCTACAATAACATTGGAGCCATTTCGGCACTTTTCCAATGACTATTCACGTAATGCTCTCTTCCAATGATAATTTTTAAACGCTACGGTTAAATCCCAACTTGACGTTATCTGCAATCCGTATTGTATCCAAACTTTAATGACCCCTTGTAGATCGATTGAATTTACGAGTAATCATGACAAGTGATCTAATCTGCTGCTAAGATATCCAATAAGTATTATTAGTTAGTAGGCTAAAGTAGCGGCCAGGAAAGTTCCGATCCgcaaactcaactcaactctgCAACTACAGAGCAGCTAACTACTTGGTCTAGCCCTTAGCTTTCCAACTTCATTGCTATGGTTACGCAAATTTATCCTTATAATTAAAAACGCTCGCTTCCGCTGACCTTGAATAGCAATCAATGTTTTATATTTGTCTAGACGTAATCGAATAATTATCTCCatgcttaatttattttgtttccaTTGTACATTGTTTGAAGTGCTCCACAAACACGAATACACGAAACGAACTTTTCTAACTAAATAACCGCAAAGACCTCTAATTATTTAAACACATAAGCATATTCGTTACTTTTAAACTTAAACCGAACCCCAATGTCATTCAACTGTAATGTGACGTCGTCCATAGCGCCACTGCACGCTTTATTGTATGGAATCTATTCATGTACCCCCCAAACGGGCTACCCCCCGCCCCACTACACATTGTGTTAAAGACAAGACAgtatacaaataaaacaaagtaTTTTGAAATTCTCACACCGCGTTCGTCATTTGATTTATGACCATATGCTGACCGCCTTTATCGTGACTTAAGATCGCCAAGTGGACTGTTTGCCTGCttacagatacatttgtagGCCGTGATGACAGCTGAAAGTTCCAAATCAGCTTAAAGGCTACAAAAACACTTGGGATTTATTCTGCATCTTAGTATATGATCACTGTGTCATTAGGAGTTAGCTTCAAGGATACATAGGAGGATTGGCCGAAGTTCATACAAGATATCTGTATCAAAGTAAGCATCCTTAAGATAGTTCATTGTTATCGTACTGATGGTCGAAGTTTGTAGATCATTTTTACGAGTACGTTATAGGTACATATGGATGTACATAGTGCTGCGCCTATGTTTGGCGAAGGCATAAATCAATTGAATAGAACCCTCATGATCGGCTTGATATCGTTTGCTCAGGTGTCGGGTTCTGGGGATGCGTACGTGATGTGGTTGTTAGCCCAGTCAATGGGCGACCAAACGCTTCCTCATTAGCTAATTGGCGTGAAAATCAGCCACCAGCCCCACTGTGCCGGGCGATGGGAACCGCGGTGACAGGTCCACCTCCGCCCGGCCCCGCCCGCCTATGGGCTGGCCAATATCAATAAGCCGAGATGTGGACGGAGAAGGAGATGGCTACCAAGTCACGCCGTCGAAATGGGCACGGCCGAACAAAAAGAGACGATCAGAAAGTAAGTGGCATGAATAAAAGCAAAACCAGAACGAGAATCGAGCAGAGAGAGAAGAAAGCCGCAGTGGCAGAGGAGCTGCACtggaagaaaaaattcataaatgAAATGCGAGTAGTAAATAACTGCAGTACTTATTACTTTGCAAGATGAAAAGGCATGtttcaaaatgaaaatatttcgtATCCTATTAAAAAAGTATTCGTAAAAGTAAGGCTTCGATGGTTATCACCGATTCAAGAATCTACACGCTATTTCGTTCAGTGCAGCGCCGACGGCAGCGCCAGAATATGAAAGTTGCGCCTGCGCCGACATGGAAAACTCTCCCACCGGACTGGGAATCAGTTGCGAGGCAGAAGCGCGCGAGTCAAGAACGCCGAGCGGAGCAAGCCGAGATCTACTAAGTGAAGATGACCTGGAAGACTTTCACGCTTCTACCCCTGCTATTGGCAGCAGGCCTAGCCAATCCCTTGAGCTCCACAACGGAGCCATCTACCCCACCAGCTCCCAGTCCCGACGTGCCGCAGATCATCAAGGAGGAGCACTTCCCGGCCATGGCCCCGCCCCAGGCTCTGGAGTCCAGCGGATCCAGTGGGCAACCCATTATGCTGCAACCTCCTCTCGAATCGGCCAGCGCTGATGAGGACGCACTGCGTCGCCGCACAATCACGTACGACCAGCGCCAGGAGGGGCAGTACAACATTCGCGCTGATTTGGAGAACTTCATGATCCTCCTGATACCACCTGGACCGCAGGAGGGCATCAgcctgctggagctgctgggTCGCGGAAACACCAAGGGCAGTGGACCGCTCAAGCGCAAACATCCCGCGAGGAGCAACTCACTGAAGTCCTTCTACCAGAAGAGTCATCTCCAgaagttgcagcagcaacagaacCAGCGCCAATCCTCGCCAGCGACTCATCTGCCGGAGTTCATTGAGGGTCGAACGCCCTATCACGTGGACATCTCAGCCAGCGATCCGGAGCAGGCTCAACGCCTGCAGCGCCAGCAGGTGGACGTACTGCCTCCGCAACTGATACCCATGCCGCAGCTAATTAAGCCCTTCCACTTGGAGGCGGAACCGGAGTTGATTCAGGCTCTGCCCCCCGTGTcggccagcagcagcgccGGCTCTAATCTCCTCGAGAGCTTCAACCATCCCGGATCGCAGTACTTCCGCAGCTCCCGCTCCCTGAGAGGCGATAGCTATTTAGATACCAATCGCCTGACCGGTGGCGACTATGCCAGTCCGCGCTCCATTAGTG
This genomic stretch from Drosophila mauritiana strain mau12 chromosome 2L, ASM438214v1, whole genome shotgun sequence harbors:
- the LOC117150468 gene encoding uncharacterized protein LOC117150468, with product MTWKTFTLLPLLLAAGLANPLSSTTEPSTPPAPSPDVPQIIKEEHFPAMAPPQALESSGSSGQPIMLQPPLESASADEDALRRRTITYDQRQEGQYNIRADLENFMILLIPPGPQEGISLLELLGRGNTKGSGPLKRKHPARSNSLKSFYQKSHLQKLQQQQNQRQSSPATHLPEFIEGRTPYHVDISASDPEQAQRLQRQQVDVLPPQLIPMPQLIKPFHLEAEPELIQALPPVSASSSAGSNLLESFNHPGSQYFRSSRSLRGDSYLDTNRLTGGDYASPRSISAPIYRSDLGRGANGLYPPIDAPTYFADQSRSWQLDEEPTRAQAVEPEIVSFDLLADDDLAESRTLLRDGLARCARGERRDSYGECRQIEGY
- the LOC117146090 gene encoding uncharacterized protein LOC117146090 — encoded protein: MPPFCCGGRRCAKDLVDENLNEGGRESLREPIYTTTAEYERPLSLKFYARHDWPYFNCTLQEGQRIREKLDPVSLQNTRKMISLDKGVDEEYEMKHNTPQPMTVNQIYGWYSDRAHRYLRRDRGTFVFPHENDPMIEQILRNKLKRS